A single genomic interval of Burkholderia sp. HI2500 harbors:
- a CDS encoding patatin-like phospholipase family protein yields the protein MTASQPARMDLPGQVVLVLQGGGALGAFQLGVFQAMDEAGIRPDWVVGTSIGAINAALIAGNPPAQRYEKLSAFWRRVTERTRFDTGPLLPGWNRTLAELMIIGGGIAGFFQPNPASWLGPMVRLGVDRASYYRIAPLRDTLASLIDPELLNAGHPRLTVSAVNACSGTMRYFDSRDTRLSLEHIMSSGALPPAFPAIRIDGEPYWDGGVYSNTPVEVVLDDNPRRSSIIFSVQMWNPAGPEPQSIWQVSERQKDIQYASRTDSHIARQQQIHRLRHVIRELARHVPEAERASPAVRRLAAWGCETTMHLIKLAAPRLADDNQFKDIDFTPAGIEARRQAGYEAAQRAIAARPWETPTDPTEGLTVFDASGPPITEDPA from the coding sequence ATGACCGCGAGCCAGCCGGCACGCATGGATCTCCCCGGGCAAGTGGTGCTCGTGCTCCAGGGCGGCGGCGCACTGGGCGCATTCCAGCTCGGCGTCTTTCAGGCGATGGACGAAGCCGGTATCCGGCCCGACTGGGTGGTCGGGACGTCGATCGGCGCGATCAACGCGGCGCTGATCGCCGGGAACCCGCCAGCGCAGCGTTACGAGAAGCTGTCGGCATTCTGGCGCCGCGTGACCGAACGGACCCGTTTCGACACTGGGCCGCTGCTGCCCGGCTGGAACCGGACGCTGGCCGAGCTGATGATCATCGGCGGCGGCATCGCGGGATTCTTCCAGCCCAATCCGGCCTCGTGGCTCGGGCCGATGGTCCGCCTCGGCGTCGATCGCGCGTCGTATTACCGGATCGCGCCGCTGCGCGACACCCTTGCGTCGCTGATCGATCCCGAGCTGCTGAACGCCGGCCACCCGCGCCTGACCGTCAGCGCGGTCAATGCGTGCTCGGGCACGATGCGCTATTTCGATTCCCGCGATACGCGACTGTCGCTCGAGCACATCATGAGTTCCGGCGCGCTGCCGCCCGCGTTCCCGGCGATCAGGATCGACGGCGAGCCGTACTGGGATGGTGGCGTGTATTCGAACACGCCGGTCGAGGTCGTGCTCGACGACAATCCGCGCCGCAGCTCGATCATCTTCTCGGTCCAGATGTGGAACCCGGCCGGCCCCGAGCCCCAGAGCATCTGGCAGGTGTCGGAGCGGCAGAAGGACATCCAGTACGCGAGCCGCACCGACAGCCACATCGCGCGCCAGCAGCAGATCCACCGGCTGCGCCACGTGATCCGCGAGCTGGCCCGGCACGTGCCGGAAGCCGAGCGCGCGTCGCCGGCCGTGCGCCGGCTCGCCGCGTGGGGATGCGAAACCACGATGCATCTGATCAAGCTCGCGGCGCCGCGACTCGCCGACGACAATCAGTTCAAGGACATCGATTTCACGCCGGCCGGCATCGAGGCCCGCCGACAGGCCGGCTACGAGGCCGCACAACGGGCCATCGCGGCGCGTCCGTGGGAGACACCGACGGACCCGACGGAAGGGCTGACGGTATTCGACGCCAGCGGGCCGCCGATCACGGAAGATCCGGCGTGA
- a CDS encoding cupredoxin domain-containing protein produces MTRFKPSSLIAALLLCATAPLSAFAQGPDGTLVTIRNFMFSPMSTTIKAGTTITWKNLDGEPHTVVNDAGIFHSKALDQDETYAFRFDKPGVYKVFCGIHPYMKETITVE; encoded by the coding sequence ATGACCCGTTTCAAGCCATCCAGCCTCATCGCGGCGCTGCTCCTGTGCGCCACCGCCCCGCTCAGCGCGTTCGCGCAGGGCCCCGACGGCACGCTCGTGACGATCCGCAACTTCATGTTTTCGCCGATGTCGACGACGATCAAGGCCGGCACGACGATCACGTGGAAGAACCTCGACGGGGAACCGCACACCGTCGTCAACGACGCGGGCATCTTTCATTCGAAGGCGCTCGACCAGGACGAGACGTACGCGTTCCGCTTCGACAAGCCGGGCGTCTACAAGGTGTTCTGCGGGATTCACCCGTACATGAAGGAGACCATCACGGTCGAATGA
- a CDS encoding metallophosphoesterase family protein, whose amino-acid sequence MSSSTPTNPSRRKALQCMAFGGLGTLFTLSGGVLTPFDLALAQTGDALPANAGRPLFVQISDTHIGFNKDANPDVSATLKQTIELVNGMPAMPALAIHTGDITHLSKPEEFDHASQLLAALRVPELHTVPGEHDVTDGSGAEYFGRFGKASDNRGYYSFDHAGVHFIGLVNVMHFKPNGLGSFGDDQLAWLAQDLKGRSSSTPIVVFSHMPMWTIYEPWGWGTGDAPQTMALLRRFGSVTVLNGHIHQIVSKVEGNVTFHTARSTAFPQPTAGNGPGPVPLTVPRDRLPSMLGVTTVEFAGHPVASSLRDATLA is encoded by the coding sequence ATGTCTTCATCGACCCCCACCAACCCGTCGCGCCGCAAGGCCCTGCAGTGCATGGCCTTCGGCGGCCTCGGCACGCTGTTTACGCTGTCGGGCGGCGTCCTGACGCCGTTCGACCTCGCGCTCGCGCAGACCGGCGACGCGCTCCCCGCCAACGCGGGCCGCCCGCTGTTCGTGCAGATCAGCGACACGCACATCGGCTTCAACAAGGACGCGAACCCCGACGTATCGGCCACGCTGAAGCAGACGATCGAGCTCGTCAACGGCATGCCGGCGATGCCCGCGCTGGCCATCCATACCGGCGACATCACGCACCTGTCCAAGCCCGAGGAGTTCGACCACGCGTCGCAACTGCTCGCCGCGTTGCGCGTGCCGGAACTGCATACGGTGCCCGGCGAGCACGACGTCACCGACGGTTCGGGCGCCGAATATTTCGGCCGGTTCGGCAAGGCGTCGGACAACCGCGGCTATTACAGCTTCGACCACGCGGGCGTGCACTTCATCGGCCTCGTCAACGTGATGCACTTCAAGCCGAACGGGCTCGGCAGCTTCGGCGACGACCAGCTCGCGTGGCTCGCGCAGGATCTCAAGGGCCGCTCGTCGAGCACGCCGATCGTCGTGTTCTCGCACATGCCGATGTGGACCATCTACGAGCCGTGGGGCTGGGGCACCGGCGACGCGCCGCAGACGATGGCGCTGCTGCGCCGCTTCGGTTCGGTCACCGTGTTGAACGGGCACATCCACCAGATCGTGTCGAAGGTCGAGGGCAACGTGACGTTCCACACCGCGCGCTCCACCGCGTTCCCGCAGCCGACGGCCGGCAACGGCCCGGGCCCCGTGCCGCTCACCGTGCCGCGCGACCGGCTGCCGTCGATGCTCGGCGTGACGACCGTCGAATTCGCGGGCCATCCGGTCGCGTCGTCGCTGCGCGATGCGACGCTGGCCTGA
- a CDS encoding inorganic phosphate transporter — MPNLAATETSGAVSTRTRIVSLALFFLIIACGIVYVGIHLSADLSPVKESSVLPFLLLIVALLIALGFEFVNGFHDTANAVATVIYTHSLDPHLAVVWSGLWNLFGVLVSSGAVAFGILQLLPVELILQVGSGSGFAMVFSLLIAAVTWNLATWYFGLPSSSSHTLVGSIIGVGLMNQIVSGPSGTSGVDWNQALGVGKALLFSPLIGFVLSALVLLLLKALVRVPALYQEPKGNKPPPFWIRLLLILTCTGVSFAHGSNDGQKGMGLIMLILIGVMPTAYALNKAVTPDQTSTFVAVARHASTTLVKYADPAARSTDPRADVEAYVRTHKLTPATIPALGKLTDTIADQVAQAGGISSVPQNLVDNVRNNMYVASEAIRLMEKAKAPAFSVEDASALEAFKKQMDRATKFIPTWVKVAVAIALGLGTMVGWKRIVVTVGEKIGKSHLTYGQGASAEAVAMLTIGMADAYGLPVSTTHVLASGVAGTMTASGAGLRWDTVRNLVLAWVLTLPASIALSAALYWLLHGLF, encoded by the coding sequence ATGCCGAATCTCGCGGCAACGGAAACCAGTGGTGCGGTCAGCACCCGCACGCGCATCGTCAGCCTCGCGCTGTTCTTTCTGATCATTGCCTGCGGCATCGTCTACGTCGGTATCCACCTGAGTGCCGACCTCAGTCCCGTCAAGGAAAGCTCGGTCCTCCCGTTCCTGCTGCTGATCGTCGCGCTGCTGATCGCGCTCGGCTTCGAATTCGTGAACGGCTTCCACGACACCGCGAACGCGGTCGCGACCGTCATCTATACGCACTCGCTCGACCCGCACCTCGCCGTCGTGTGGTCCGGCCTCTGGAACCTGTTCGGCGTGCTCGTGTCGAGCGGCGCCGTCGCGTTCGGGATCCTGCAGTTGCTGCCGGTCGAGCTGATCCTGCAGGTGGGCAGCGGCTCGGGCTTCGCGATGGTGTTCTCGCTGCTGATCGCGGCCGTCACGTGGAACCTCGCGACCTGGTATTTCGGGTTGCCGTCGTCGAGTTCGCACACGCTCGTCGGCTCGATCATCGGCGTCGGCCTGATGAACCAGATCGTCAGCGGCCCGTCGGGCACGAGCGGCGTCGACTGGAACCAGGCGCTCGGCGTCGGCAAGGCGCTGCTGTTCTCGCCGCTGATCGGCTTCGTGCTGTCCGCGCTCGTGCTGTTGTTGCTGAAGGCGCTCGTGCGCGTGCCGGCGCTGTACCAGGAGCCGAAGGGCAACAAGCCGCCGCCGTTCTGGATCCGCCTGCTGCTGATCCTCACCTGCACGGGCGTGTCGTTCGCGCACGGCTCGAACGACGGGCAGAAGGGCATGGGGCTGATCATGCTGATCCTGATCGGCGTGATGCCGACCGCGTATGCGCTGAACAAGGCCGTGACGCCCGATCAGACGAGCACGTTCGTCGCGGTGGCGCGCCACGCGTCGACGACGCTCGTCAAATATGCGGACCCGGCTGCCCGGTCGACCGACCCGCGAGCCGATGTCGAGGCCTACGTGCGCACGCACAAGCTGACGCCGGCGACGATTCCCGCACTGGGCAAGCTCACCGACACCATTGCCGACCAGGTCGCGCAGGCCGGCGGCATCTCGAGCGTGCCGCAGAACCTCGTCGACAACGTGCGCAACAACATGTACGTCGCGTCGGAGGCGATCCGGTTGATGGAGAAGGCGAAGGCGCCGGCGTTCTCGGTCGAGGACGCGAGCGCGCTCGAGGCGTTCAAGAAGCAGATGGACCGCGCGACGAAATTCATCCCGACGTGGGTGAAGGTCGCGGTCGCGATCGCGCTCGGCCTCGGCACGATGGTCGGGTGGAAGCGGATCGTCGTGACGGTCGGCGAGAAGATCGGCAAGTCGCATCTCACCTACGGGCAGGGCGCATCGGCCGAGGCCGTCGCGATGCTGACGATCGGGATGGCCGACGCGTACGGGCTGCCGGTGTCGACGACGCACGTGCTCGCGTCGGGCGTGGCCGGCACGATGACGGCCAGCGGCGCGGGCCTGCGCTGGGATACGGTGCGCAACCTCGTGCTCGCGTGGGTGCTGACGCTGCCCGCGTCGATCGCGCTGTCCGCCGCCCTGTACTGGCTGCTGCACGGGCTGTTCTGA